In Pseudoalteromonas nigrifaciens, the sequence GTGTTTGCTCACTACCAGCTTGAATATTAACCGCTTCGTCTTTAACACCAATGATGGCAGCATTACTCTTAGTAATTAAACTATAAAGTGTATTTGACTGATCCTGCATTGGAACCCAAGCACTTACAAAGTAATGTTGAATAAACGCAACATAGCCACCAAGTGTAATTTTATTTAGGTTTTTGTCAGCCATATCTGAAAAACTGTACTTTTCGTACGGGTCATCATCAGTACCGTATGCTGCACCTAAATAGTTTTGATCAACCATGCTGCCTTTGTCTTGTACAGTGCGCTTAACTTGTGTGTAAAGCTGTACTTGAAGTGGCGTGCTAGTGGTGTTGTTAATTGTGTATTCTAAAGCAACATCATATTGACCTTTTTTGAATACATAGGTTTTTGTAAAGTTAACACCATTACTATCAGTAAACTGTAGCGGCACTCTAAGCTCATCACCCGTTAAAGTGTATGACTTTTGCTCTACGTGGTAAGTTGGGCGACCTTGTGCAGAAGCATCAGGACCATTTAAGCCAATTAAACCACTTTGTGAAAAGTATTGTTTACCATCAAACTCACCAAGCAGCATATAAGGTGTTTCACTGCCTTTAGTTTCTTCATATTGAAGTAAGTAAGTTTCAACAATATCACCGCCTCGGGTATCAATTTTAACTTTGAAAACATCTGTTGTAATTTCAATTACAGAGCGTTTTGCTAAAGTTGCTGAGGCAGGTAACGCAGAGTCAGATGAAGTTGGTACATAATCTTCTGATTCTGATGATGTTGGGTTTAATGTTTGTGTGGTGGCACTCGGATCGGCTTTTGGCGTGTTGTAATCAGTATTCCATTCTTGAAATAATAAAAACGACACCAGCATCAGGCCAATGAATAAAAACGTGCGTTGCGATTCCATAACAGCTCTTATTTCTCGTGTTGGTGGTTAATATGGGTTA encodes:
- the yidC gene encoding membrane protein insertase YidC, which encodes MESQRTFLFIGLMLVSFLLFQEWNTDYNTPKADPSATTQTLNPTSSESEDYVPTSSDSALPASATLAKRSVIEITTDVFKVKIDTRGGDIVETYLLQYEETKGSETPYMLLGEFDGKQYFSQSGLIGLNGPDASAQGRPTYHVEQKSYTLTGDELRVPLQFTDSNGVNFTKTYVFKKGQYDVALEYTINNTTSTPLQVQLYTQVKRTVQDKGSMVDQNYLGAAYGTDDDPYEKYSFSDMADKNLNKITLGGYVAFIQHYFVSAWVPMQDQSNTLYSLITKSNAAIIGVKDEAVNIQAGSEQTLTATYYMGPKESDVLEAIHPDLDLTVDYGWLWFISQPLFVLLKWLHSILGNWGVAIIAITIIVKSLMYPLTKAQYTSMAKMRALQPKMAALKEKFGDDRQKFGQATMEMYKKEKVNPMGGCFPILLQMPIFLALFYVFLESTELRHAEFIFWLTDLSAKDPYYVLPILFGASMFITQKLQPMTVTDPMQQKMMTFMPVIFSVFFLWFPSGLVLYWLVSNLISIVQMLIIYRGMEKKGIKVRG